Proteins encoded by one window of Gemmatimonadaceae bacterium:
- a CDS encoding outer membrane beta-barrel protein, protein MRRLIALVGAGLLGASSLGAQTQPKMFDLGVQFGQQTFDKSTALKATPFVGLDATYELPWNPLKLAIKGSTLGVGLLVDVSRPVTDGSQFPVVAFDFGDTTFLYEVAQRITLVQAGLQAVAGIPVARGRVYGFAGSGIYAMFMDPRAERHNHKVSNPMATFGGGVNYPLTSTIGLSAQARAVTYTNFNRRELDATIGYIQDRRIRDALPAPHPASKTPTNMQYSLVFKYIPGGK, encoded by the coding sequence ATGCGCAGACTCATCGCGCTCGTCGGTGCCGGGCTCCTGGGCGCGTCGTCGCTGGGAGCACAGACCCAGCCGAAGATGTTCGACCTGGGCGTGCAGTTTGGCCAGCAGACGTTCGACAAGTCGACGGCGCTCAAGGCGACGCCCTTCGTGGGGCTCGACGCCACCTACGAGCTCCCGTGGAATCCGCTCAAGCTCGCCATCAAGGGATCGACGCTCGGCGTCGGCCTGCTGGTGGACGTGTCGCGGCCGGTGACCGACGGCTCGCAGTTCCCCGTGGTCGCCTTCGACTTCGGCGACACGACGTTCCTGTACGAAGTGGCACAGCGCATCACGCTCGTCCAGGCCGGGTTGCAGGCCGTGGCGGGCATCCCGGTGGCCCGGGGGCGCGTGTATGGCTTCGCGGGATCCGGCATCTACGCGATGTTCATGGATCCGCGCGCGGAGCGTCACAACCACAAGGTCTCGAATCCGATGGCCACCTTCGGCGGCGGCGTCAACTATCCGCTGACGTCCACGATCGGGTTGAGCGCCCAGGCGCGCGCCGTGACGTACACGAACTTCAACCGCCGCGAGCTCGACGCGACCATCGGCTACATCCAGGACCGGCGCATCCGCGACGCCCTGCCGGCGCCGCACCCCGCGTCCAAGACCCCGACGAACATGCAGTACTCGCTCGTCTTCAAGTACATCCCCGGAGGGAAGTGA
- a CDS encoding ROK family protein: MAVIGLDLGGTKLAGAVFDASGAVIAEDNSLIERRGGGEVGTLVIAALQRLMAKAPDVAAIGLSVPGIAHSKSGRVWAPNIAGWDDYPLRDEIRASLSYEDLPVVIEADRSCCIMGEVWHGAARGCRNAVFLTVGTGIGAGILVDGRILHGAHDIAGAIGWLALERPWDEKYRSCGAFEHYASGDGIARYAHELMAERPGYQGALRAVPAGTLRAPDVFRLYDTGDEVAMAVLHRAVELWGMAAANLVSLFNPERIIFGGGVFGPAARFLPDIAREARRWAQPISITQVELAASALGGTAALHGAAHFAQRTVSSLA, encoded by the coding sequence ATGGCAGTAATCGGGCTTGATCTTGGCGGCACGAAGCTCGCCGGGGCAGTCTTCGATGCAAGCGGCGCCGTCATCGCCGAGGACAATAGCCTCATCGAGCGGCGCGGCGGCGGCGAGGTGGGGACGCTCGTGATCGCCGCCCTGCAGCGCCTGATGGCCAAGGCGCCGGACGTGGCCGCCATCGGACTTTCCGTTCCCGGCATCGCGCATTCAAAGTCGGGGCGCGTCTGGGCGCCCAACATCGCGGGATGGGACGACTATCCCCTGCGCGACGAGATTCGCGCCTCGCTGTCGTACGAGGACCTGCCGGTGGTGATCGAGGCCGACCGCTCCTGCTGCATCATGGGCGAGGTTTGGCACGGCGCGGCGCGCGGCTGCCGCAATGCCGTCTTCCTGACGGTGGGCACGGGGATTGGCGCCGGCATTCTCGTGGACGGACGGATCCTGCACGGCGCCCACGACATTGCGGGCGCCATCGGCTGGCTCGCGCTCGAGCGGCCGTGGGACGAGAAGTATCGCAGTTGCGGCGCCTTCGAGCATTACGCCTCGGGCGACGGCATTGCCCGGTACGCGCACGAGCTGATGGCGGAGCGTCCCGGATACCAGGGCGCGCTGCGCGCCGTTCCCGCGGGGACGCTCCGCGCGCCCGATGTCTTCCGGCTCTACGACACCGGCGACGAAGTGGCGATGGCCGTGCTGCATCGCGCCGTGGAGCTCTGGGGGATGGCCGCGGCCAATCTCGTGAGCCTGTTCAATCCGGAGCGGATCATTTTCGGGGGCGGCGTCTTCGGTCCGGCGGCGCGGTTCCTGCCCGACATCGCGCGTGAGGCGCGGCGCTGGGCGCAGCCCATCAGCATCACGCAGGTGGAGCTGGCCGCGTCGGCGCTGGGCGGCACCGCCGCGCTGCACGGCGCGGCGCATTTCGCGCAGCGCACCGTCTCGTCCCTCGCCTAG
- a CDS encoding MFS transporter has translation MYRKPLVFAAACIGMLMFGISLLAMGSLLPGITARFALDGTASGALVSILPFGLLAGSLVFGPVVDRFGYRGLLVASAALVVAGLEALAFAPSVGVLRIAILAIGFGGGILNGGTNALVADISAGERGARLSLLGVFFGLGALGMPALLATLRAVDHTTVLSGLGALLLLPVLFIGATAYPVPKQAQGFPVAAGAGLLRDGALLTIALTLALQSGVEGVVNNWSTTYLQGARGVAPADALLALSAYVAGMTVARLVLAAVLQRLPGGRVLLAGLVLSVAGIGAVHWAPSATVTAVGMACIGAGLSVGFPLLMSYVADLFPTISGTAFSVVLVIALPGNMLLNYGMGVLSDAAGVGALPAYLTVCLVLELLLALVALRAYRARRAA, from the coding sequence GTGTACCGCAAGCCGCTGGTCTTCGCTGCCGCCTGCATCGGGATGCTGATGTTCGGCATCTCGCTGCTGGCGATGGGTTCGCTGCTCCCGGGCATCACCGCCCGCTTTGCCCTCGACGGCACGGCGAGCGGCGCGCTCGTCAGCATCCTGCCGTTCGGCCTGCTCGCCGGTTCGCTCGTCTTCGGCCCGGTGGTGGATCGCTTCGGCTATCGCGGACTGCTGGTGGCCAGCGCCGCGCTGGTGGTCGCGGGGCTGGAAGCGCTGGCGTTCGCGCCATCGGTCGGCGTCCTGCGGATCGCCATCCTCGCCATCGGGTTCGGCGGCGGCATCCTGAACGGCGGCACCAATGCGCTGGTCGCCGACATCTCCGCCGGTGAGCGCGGCGCCAGGCTGAGCCTGCTCGGCGTCTTCTTCGGACTCGGCGCGCTGGGCATGCCCGCCCTGCTGGCAACGCTCCGCGCCGTGGACCACACGACGGTGCTCAGCGGACTCGGCGCGCTGCTGCTGCTGCCAGTCCTCTTCATCGGCGCCACCGCGTATCCGGTGCCCAAGCAGGCGCAGGGATTCCCCGTCGCCGCCGGGGCTGGCCTGCTGCGTGACGGGGCGCTGCTGACGATCGCGCTCACGCTCGCACTCCAGAGCGGCGTGGAAGGCGTGGTGAACAATTGGTCCACGACGTACCTGCAGGGGGCCCGCGGCGTGGCGCCGGCGGACGCGCTGCTGGCCCTGTCGGCCTACGTCGCGGGCATGACGGTCGCCCGACTGGTGCTCGCCGCGGTGCTGCAGCGACTGCCGGGCGGCCGCGTCCTGCTCGCCGGGCTGGTGCTGTCCGTCGCCGGCATCGGCGCCGTGCACTGGGCGCCGAGCGCGACAGTGACCGCCGTCGGCATGGCGTGCATCGGCGCCGGCCTGTCGGTCGGGTTCCCGTTGCTGATGAGCTACGTCGCCGACCTCTTCCCGACGATTTCCGGGACCGCGTTCAGCGTGGTGCTGGTGATCGCGCTGCCCGGCAACATGCTGCTGAACTACGGCATGGGCGTGCTGTCGGACGCGGCGGGCGTGGGCGCGCTGCCGGCCTATCTGACGGTCTGCCTGGTCCTCGAGCTGCTGCTCGCCCTCGTCGCGCTGCGCGCCTACCGGGCGCGGCGCGCCGCCTAG
- a CDS encoding sugar isomerase domain-containing protein — MLALQWLDNARAVMRAIEQTQQENIRQAATVMAESIAAGRWVHTFGCGHATIPVEEMYPRIGGFVGFHPIVELPMTFFTGITGQMGIQQFLFLERAEGYGVAIMKGYAFDPRDTMWIFSHTGINAVNIDVALEARKQGMTVVVCGSAAEAKGKVTRHSCGKTIFDLADVVIDTCVPAVDASVPLKNHFDRIGPLSTMAFVTTVWMTIATVAEILADRGVTLHIHPSHNVPGDTTARERLDAALAEYKRRVALV, encoded by the coding sequence ATGCTCGCCCTTCAATGGCTCGACAACGCGCGCGCGGTGATGCGCGCCATCGAACAGACCCAGCAGGAGAACATCCGCCAGGCCGCGACCGTCATGGCCGAGTCCATCGCGGCGGGGCGCTGGGTGCACACGTTCGGGTGCGGGCACGCCACGATTCCGGTGGAGGAGATGTATCCGCGCATCGGCGGCTTCGTCGGATTCCACCCCATCGTCGAGCTGCCGATGACCTTCTTCACCGGCATCACGGGCCAGATGGGAATCCAGCAGTTCCTCTTTCTCGAGCGCGCCGAAGGCTATGGCGTCGCGATCATGAAGGGGTACGCGTTCGATCCGAGGGACACGATGTGGATCTTCTCCCACACGGGGATCAACGCCGTGAACATCGACGTCGCGCTCGAGGCCAGGAAACAGGGGATGACCGTCGTCGTCTGCGGGTCGGCCGCCGAGGCGAAGGGGAAGGTGACCCGGCACTCGTGCGGCAAGACCATCTTCGACCTCGCCGACGTCGTCATCGACACGTGCGTCCCGGCGGTGGACGCCTCGGTCCCGCTCAAGAACCATTTCGACCGGATCGGGCCGCTCTCCACGATGGCCTTCGTCACCACGGTGTGGATGACCATCGCCACGGTGGCGGAGATCCTCGCCGATCGCGGCGTGACACTGCACATCCACCCGTCGCACAATGTGCCCGGCGACACGACGGCGCGTGAGCGCCTCGATGCGGCGCTCGCCGAGTACAAGCGGCGCGTCGCGCTCGTCTAG
- a CDS encoding SusC/RagA family TonB-linked outer membrane protein: MSYRKLLYCLATIGWAVATPSTMLAQATQGTITGRVTEVGTNLPVPSAQVMVIGSPAAALTNADGGFTIRGVLAGNVTVRTLRIGYAESRQQVTVRAGQSVTANFVMNPVPASLSAVVTTAIGEQRRIEVGNAIAQVSAADISKTQAIANVGDLLTNRAAGVAVFGATQPGAGIRVRIRGTSSLSLSNNPIYFIDGIRVEGTTGSSTVSVGGTLPSRIGDLNPSEIENIEIVRGPSAATLYGTDAANGVIVITTKKGVAGKPQWSYFTEQTMASDRNDYPTAYTGWKTGTTTSTRSTTSNLNAVFCNLTGVATGACVQDSLTSYDMTSDKQSTPFGVGYRYQHGLQVRGGSDAVRYFLLAQIENEDGVTKVPDFDNAYIDAHQRSLTARQRNPGGVAKVSTRANLNIALSPQADLAFSSGYTSEEIKLPRSDDSGTPGIAANIYGGPGYKFNTNAAGDTLYGWREFTPRDIYQAETTQGIERFITSMSANWRPLAWVAMRANAGVDYINRTDTQLCRFAQCPSITDKQGFKIDNRTNFFTYTVDGSATATRTLSKTVESKTTAGVQFYRSTFDRNGATGLTLPPGAVQVTAAATAQADESTSESRTLGAYVEEGIAWRDRVFVTGAVRSDRNSAFGADFKTVFYPKLSLSWVLSDEGFFPKYGWINQIRLRTATGAAGVQPGTTDAVPYYSASTFRGESGDVPAVVYTTLGNRNLKPERSQEYELGFDGTFWDSRVVTEFTYYSKLSTDALVSRVLPPSLGTGATARLENVGKVKNAGLEALVRLEVLKRDALGWDITMNGSMNANKLVSLNGLPNIVLSSTLQDREGYPLNGWWSKKLLGYKDKNGNGIIEYNADANLSEISFSDTNQFLGNPLPKYDVVMTQAVEFWKRRLRLSAQLDYKGGFKIYNNTERIRCASRNNCRALFDKTAPLDQQARTILVRETPARSVAGFIEPGDFIRFRELSLNANLPETWARYARAKTVQATFAVRNLGVLWTKYGGVDPEAFGTTGDAPSSFQAFGPPTYVTFRFTFGF; this comes from the coding sequence ATGAGTTATCGCAAACTGCTCTACTGCCTCGCGACCATTGGATGGGCGGTGGCTACGCCCAGCACGATGCTCGCGCAAGCCACTCAGGGGACCATCACCGGGCGCGTGACGGAGGTGGGGACCAATTTGCCGGTCCCGTCCGCTCAGGTGATGGTCATCGGCTCACCAGCCGCCGCCCTCACCAATGCCGACGGCGGGTTCACCATTCGCGGCGTGCTCGCCGGCAACGTCACGGTCCGCACGCTGCGCATCGGATACGCCGAGTCGCGGCAGCAGGTGACCGTGCGTGCCGGGCAGAGCGTCACGGCGAACTTCGTGATGAACCCGGTGCCGGCATCGCTGAGCGCGGTCGTGACGACCGCCATCGGTGAACAGCGGCGCATCGAGGTGGGCAACGCCATCGCGCAGGTCAGCGCGGCGGACATCAGCAAGACGCAAGCCATCGCGAACGTCGGCGACCTGCTCACCAACCGCGCCGCGGGCGTGGCGGTGTTCGGCGCGACGCAGCCGGGCGCGGGCATCCGCGTCCGCATTCGCGGCACCAGCTCGCTGTCGCTCTCCAACAACCCGATCTACTTCATCGACGGCATCCGCGTCGAGGGAACGACGGGGTCGTCGACGGTGAGCGTCGGCGGCACGCTGCCGAGCCGCATTGGCGACCTCAATCCGTCGGAGATCGAGAACATCGAGATCGTCCGCGGGCCGTCGGCGGCGACGCTGTACGGCACCGACGCGGCGAACGGCGTGATCGTGATCACGACCAAGAAGGGCGTCGCCGGCAAGCCGCAGTGGAGCTACTTCACCGAGCAGACGATGGCGTCGGACCGCAACGACTATCCCACGGCCTACACCGGCTGGAAGACGGGAACGACGACGTCCACGCGGTCCACGACCTCCAACCTCAACGCCGTCTTCTGCAACCTGACCGGCGTGGCGACGGGCGCGTGCGTGCAGGACAGCCTGACGTCGTACGACATGACGAGCGACAAGCAGTCCACGCCGTTCGGGGTGGGCTACCGCTACCAGCACGGATTGCAGGTGCGCGGCGGCTCGGACGCGGTGCGCTACTTCCTGCTGGCGCAGATCGAGAATGAGGATGGCGTGACGAAGGTGCCGGATTTCGACAACGCGTACATCGACGCGCACCAGCGCTCGCTGACGGCGCGCCAGCGCAACCCGGGCGGCGTGGCGAAGGTCTCGACCCGCGCGAACCTCAACATCGCGCTCTCGCCGCAGGCCGACCTCGCCTTCAGCTCGGGCTACACGTCGGAAGAGATCAAGCTGCCGCGCAGTGACGACAGCGGCACGCCGGGCATCGCGGCCAATATCTACGGCGGCCCGGGCTACAAGTTCAACACCAACGCCGCCGGCGACACGCTGTACGGCTGGCGCGAGTTCACGCCGCGTGACATCTACCAGGCCGAGACGACCCAGGGGATCGAGCGGTTCATCACCTCGATGTCCGCCAACTGGCGGCCGCTCGCCTGGGTGGCGATGCGCGCCAACGCCGGCGTCGACTACATCAACCGCACCGACACGCAGCTCTGCCGCTTCGCGCAGTGCCCGAGCATCACCGACAAGCAGGGCTTCAAGATCGACAACCGCACCAACTTCTTCACCTACACCGTGGACGGCAGCGCCACCGCGACGCGGACGCTGTCCAAGACGGTCGAGTCGAAGACGACGGCCGGCGTGCAGTTCTACCGCAGCACGTTCGACCGCAACGGCGCCACGGGCCTCACGCTGCCCCCGGGCGCGGTGCAGGTCACCGCGGCGGCCACGGCACAGGCCGACGAGAGCACGTCCGAGAGCCGCACGCTCGGCGCGTATGTCGAGGAAGGGATCGCCTGGCGCGACCGGGTCTTCGTGACCGGCGCCGTGCGCTCCGACCGCAACAGCGCCTTCGGCGCCGACTTCAAGACGGTGTTCTACCCCAAGCTGTCGCTGTCGTGGGTGCTGTCCGACGAAGGCTTCTTCCCGAAGTATGGCTGGATCAACCAGATCCGCCTGCGCACGGCCACCGGCGCCGCCGGCGTGCAGCCCGGCACCACCGATGCCGTGCCGTACTATTCGGCGAGCACCTTCCGCGGCGAAAGCGGCGACGTGCCGGCCGTCGTGTACACCACGCTGGGCAATCGCAACCTGAAGCCCGAGCGGTCGCAGGAATACGAACTCGGCTTTGACGGCACCTTCTGGGACAGCCGCGTGGTGACCGAGTTCACGTACTACAGCAAGCTGTCCACCGACGCGCTGGTGAGCCGCGTGCTACCGCCGTCGCTGGGCACCGGCGCCACCGCCCGCCTCGAGAACGTCGGCAAGGTCAAGAATGCCGGCCTCGAGGCGCTCGTGCGCCTCGAGGTCCTCAAGCGTGATGCGCTGGGCTGGGACATCACGATGAACGGCTCGATGAACGCGAACAAGCTGGTCAGCCTGAACGGCCTGCCCAACATCGTCCTCTCGTCCACGCTGCAGGACCGCGAAGGATATCCGCTGAATGGCTGGTGGTCCAAGAAGCTGCTCGGGTACAAGGACAAGAACGGGAACGGCATCATCGAGTACAACGCCGATGCCAACCTGAGCGAGATCTCGTTCAGCGACACCAACCAGTTCCTCGGCAACCCGCTGCCCAAGTACGACGTCGTGATGACGCAAGCGGTCGAGTTCTGGAAGCGCCGCCTGCGCCTCTCGGCCCAGCTCGACTACAAGGGCGGGTTCAAGATCTACAACAACACCGAGCGCATCCGCTGCGCCAGCCGCAACAACTGCCGCGCCCTGTTCGACAAGACCGCTCCGCTCGACCAGCAGGCGCGGACGATCCTGGTGCGCGAGACTCCCGCCCGGTCGGTGGCGGGCTTCATCGAGCCGGGCGACTTCATCCGCTTCCGCGAGCTGTCGCTCAACGCCAACCTGCCCGAGACGTGGGCCCGCTATGCCCGCGCCAAGACCGTGCAGGCGACGTTCGCCGTGCGAAACCTCGGCGTGCTCTGGACCAAGTACGGCGGCGTCGACCCGGAGGCCTTCGGCACCACCGGCGACGCGCCGTCGTCATTCCAGGCCTTCGGCCCGCCGACGTATGTCACGTTCCGCTTCACTTTCGGCTTCTAA